The nucleotide sequence AATCGGCGGACGGATGCTGGTTTCCCGGGCGTGTCCGCACGCACCGGGCCTGCGCTATCCGCCGTCTAGAACACGCAACTGTCGTTGCAGCGCGACCTGTCGATAGGACGTGTCGATGAGCTCCGCGAGCAGCCCCCAGTCACCGGCCTCCGGCTCCACGCGGATGGCGAGCCACCCGAGCCTCACCGCGACGGGTGACACCGTCAGGACTCGAGTTCGCTGACGTCGATGCCGGAGACCCGTGGAGAGTGCGCTGTGGGCTCGGCAGGGGGCGCAGCATCCGTCCCGGGATCGTCGAGATGCCGCTTGTGGGCGGCGAGGCGCGGGAGATCGACGAGGCGGATCGACTGCATGCGAGCGGCACGCATGCGGTCGTAGTCGGGGTCGAGCTCGGGGCGCATGCCCTCGACGCGCAGGCGGCGCTCCAGGTTGGCCTCGACGTCGCCCCATGCGGCGTCGCGGGACTGCTCGATGAAGGTCCGCACGACATGCGGGTCGTCGGCCATGCGTCGGAGGGCGGTGGCCACGCCCGCATACTGGCGGCCCCGCCGACGGAGATTGCGGGTGTCGCGGTCGCGGTAGTCGTGCGTGCCGTCGGGGTCGGTGAACTTGCCCCAGGCCTTCTTGCGCTGACGCTTGACGAGCGCGGCGGCCTGGTCCTGCTCGTCGGCGAGGTGGAGCAGCGTCTCGCGCGCGAACGGCGTGAAACCGACCACGTCGAACTGCTCGTCGTGCGCGATCGTCTCGACGAGGATACGGTTGCGGATCGCCAGGCGCGCTGCGGCGGACGCGATGGACACCCCTTCGGCAATCGCCTCTGCGGTCTTGCCCATCGAACCTCCCCTCAAAGGCTAGCGTCCGTCGGGCCCTCCCGAGTCAGTGGGAATCGTCAGCGCGGCCCGTCGACGGCGACGGCCGGAGCGAGAGGCATCACATGGCGAAGCGACGACGCGGTGGCCTCGGTTGTGACGGAGGTCGAGGCATGCCATTCCCGCCTCCGGGCGCTCGTGACGTGCGCGGGATCGTCGATGCTCGGCCACATCGACCAGGTCACGATGTCTGAGATGCGCTGGCTCATGGATGTCGATCTCGGGGGCACCGTGAACGTCACACAGGCGCTGCTGCCTGCACCGCGCACGATGATCGGCCGCGAGGCGCGCCCGGGCCGTCGCGAACCTGGCGCGCGCTGCGCGCCCAGGGCGGCAGCATCCGTCCGCACGTATATCAAGGGTCGCAGACCGAATCAACCCACTGCATCGGTCCCCGTCGCGCGCGTAGCGTCGATGTCATCCCTCATGAGAGGAGAGATCGATGGGATTCATGGACGACGCGAAGGAGACGGCCAAGGCCGTCGGCGAGAAGATCCAGGACGCGTGGGAGGACACCACCGATCGGGTCGGGGACAAGGTCGACGAGATGAAGGCTGATGCCGAAGTCAAGAAGGCCGAGGCCGAGCGCGACTCGGTGAAAACGCGCAACGACATCAAGGAAGACCTGCGGGACAGCTGACCCGCGGACGATGAAAGCGGAGCCGACCGGGGGGCCGGCTCCGCTTTCGCTGTGCCTGGTGCGGCAGATTCAGCCGATGGCGGCGATGCGCCACGAAGCAGTGACGGATGCCGCGGGCTCGATGACGAGGAGCCCCGCGTCGTAGTCGTACGACCCGGCGTTGAACGCATCGGGCGCGCACGTCATGGGCTCGACGGCGAGGCCGAGGCGGCTCTGGGCGGGGTCCGGCTTGTCGGCGGTGTGGATCTGGACCCACGGGCACGCGGCATCCCACGACATCTCGACGCCCGAGCCGGCGGGATCGGTCAGGCGCACCGTGGCGGTGCCGTCGGCGCCTCTCTCGAGACCCGTGTATGCGTGGTCGATGAACGCCGACCCGATCCGGCGCGCGGCCCGGAAGTCGAACCGATCCGGCTCGTCGGCATCCACCGCCACGAGCCCGGTCGGCGCCAGCCGGTCGTCCGTGACCGCCAGCACCCGCGACGCGGGCAGCTCCAAGGTCCACTCATCCACCAGTCCGTCGCCGGCCACGAGATAGGGATGCGGGCCGGTGCCCCACGGCGCCGGCTCGGCACTCTCGTTCCGCGCCGTCACCGACTGGGTCAGTCCATCCGTCCCGAGGGAGAACCGGGTGGTCACGACCACACGCCACGGATACCCGGTCTGCGCCTGCACCACCGCTTCCAGCGTGACGTGGTCGGGGCCTTTGTCGATCGCGTCGAAGTCCAGCCACGCCGCGAGCCCGTGCAGCGCATGAGACCGGGCCGGCTCGGTGAGTGCCAGCTGGAAGTCGCGTCCGCCGAACGAATACGCGCCATCGACGACCCGGTTCGGCCAGGGAGCCAGCGTCGCCCCTCGATAGGATGGGCGCACCTCATCCGCGTCGAACGGGACGACGAGGTCGCGCCCGCGGTAGGTGAGCGAGCGGAGCGTCGCGCCGACGCTCGCAACGACGGCTTCGTAGTCACCGGCGCGCAGGGCGTGCTGGGTTCCGGATGCGGGGGGACGTGCCATGGGAGGCTCCTTGCGGATCGGGGATGCCGCCAACCAGAGTAGCGGCGAGGTACGAGGCGCCTCGAACCCAGGGATCGAGACTCGGCGCGCATCACAACCGGGGATTCGCGCCGACACCGGGGACGACGCCCCCGGCTTCACCCGGAACCCCCGGTCCTGTCGAGACCGGGGATTCCGGACGGGGGGTCAGAAGCCCTGGGCGAGGCGGTAGTACGCCTGGTTCCAGCGGAGCTCCCGCTGGAAACCGCGGACCGTGGTGTCTTCGTCGATCACGACGAGTTCGGTGGCGGCGATGTCGGCGAAGTCGCGGAACACCTCGATGCCGACCGCCGTCGTCATGACGGTGTGGTGCGCTGCGCCCGCGGCGAGCCAGCACGCCGCGCTCGTCGCGAAGTCTGGCGCGGGCTTCCACACCGCGCGGCCGACAGGGAGCTTCGGCAGGTCCGGTGCGTCGACGTTCTCCACCACGTTGGCGACGAGACGGAAGCGGTCGCGCATGTCGCTCATCGCGACGACGAGCGCGGGGCCGGGGTCCGCGGTGAACACCAGGCGCACCGGGTCGTCCTTGCCTCCGATGCCGAGCGGGTGCACCTCGAGGCGCGGCTTGGCCCTGGTGAGTGAGGGCGAGACCTCGAGCATGTGCGCGCCGAGGATCTTCTCGTCGCCCGCGACGAGGTCGTAGGTGTAGTCCTCCATGAGGCTCGCTCCCCCGGGAAGGCCCGCACCCATGACGTTGGCGACGCGCACCAGGATCGCGGTCTTCCAGTCGCCCTCGGCGCCGAAGCCGTAGCCCTCGGCCATCAGGCGCTGCACCGCGAGGCCGGGCAGCTGCTTCAGCGCGCCGAGGTCCTCGAACGACGTGGTGAACGCGCCGAACCCGCCCTCCTCGAGGAACGAGCGCAGGCCGAGCTCGATCGCCGCGCCGTCTCGCAGCGACTGGTGGCGGTCACCGTCGGGCAGCAGCTCATCGGCCACGTCGTACGTGTCGAGGTACACCTGGACCAGCGCATCGATGTCGTCGTCGGACGCTGCCTCGACCGCGGCGACGAGCTCGTTCACGCCCCACGTGTTGACCTGTACGCCGAACCGCAGCTCGGCCTCGGTCTTGTCGCCCTCGGTGACGGCGACGTAGCGCATGTTGTCGCCGAAGCGCGCGAGCTTGAGGGTGCGCGAGGCGGCCCAGCCGGCAGCGGCGCGCTGCCAGTCCTCGACCTGCTGGCGCACCGCCGGGTTCGAGACGTGGCCGACGACGGTCTTGCGCGCGACGCCGAGGCGCGTCTGGATGTACCCGAACTCGCGGTCGCCGTGCGCCGCCTGGTTGAGGTTCATGAAGTCGAAGTCGATGTCGGCCCAGGGCAGCTCGACGTTGGCCTGAGTGTGCAGGTGCAGCAGCGGCTTCTGCAGCGCGTCGAGACCGGCGATCCACATCTTCGCCGGGCTGAACGTGTGCATCCACGCGACGACGCCGATGACCTCGTCGCGGGCGTTCACGTCGAGGGCGAGGCGGCGGATCGAGTCCGAGTCCTTGAGGACGGGCTTCCACACGACCTTGACGGGGAGGCCTTCCAGTCCGGCCGCGACGGCCTGGGACTGCTCGGCGACCTGGCGGAGGGTCTCTTCGCCGTACAGCGTCTGGCTGCCGGTGACGAACCAGATCTCGTAGGCGTCGAGCGTGGTGGACAGGGGGGTGCGGGTCATCGTGGGTCCTTCGCGGGTCAGAGGGCGGAGACGGCGGCGGCTTCGACGGCGAGGCCGGCGCGATAGCGGTCCAGGTAGGCGGCGAAGCCCGCGACATCGGCGGGATCCGGTTCGGCGGTCGCAACGGCGGCGTGGGCGAAGACACGGTCGTCGAGATACGACGCGAGTTCGGGGACGGATGCTGCGGCCGCGGCATCCGTTCCGTTCACGGCCCGCGCGTACGCGGCGAGCACCGCGATGCCCCACGCGCCGCCCTCCGAGGCGGTGTCGCCGACCGACACCGGGGCGCCGATCGCGCCTGCGAGGAAGCGCTGCGCGACGCCGGCGGTGCGGAACATGCCGCCGTGCGCGAACATGCGGTCGAGCGCCACGCCCTCGCCGTCGAGCACGCGCATGCCGAGCGCGAGGGTGCCGAAGACGCCGTACAGCTGCGCGCGCATCGCGTTCGCGAGCGTCAAGCGGCTGTCCGGCGTGCGGACGAACAGCGGGCGGCCCTCGGTGAGCCCCGCGATGGGTTCGCCCGCGAGGTGGTTGTAGGCGAGCAGGCCGCCACCGTCCGCTTCGCCGTCCAGTGCTTCGCGGAAGAGGGTCTCGTAGACCGCGTCGTCGGCGAGTGGGGTTCCGGCGGCCTCGGCGAAGCGGGCGAACATGCCGGCCCAGGCCGCGAGCTCGCTCGCGCCGTTGTTGCAGTGCACCATCGCGACGGTGTCGCCGACCGGCGTCGTGACGAGGTCGAGCTCGTGGTGCACCTCGGCGAGCGGGCGCTCGAGTACGACCATCGCGAAGATGCTCGTCCCGGCGCTCACGTTCCCTGTGCGCGGCGCGACGGCGTTCGTCGCGACCATGCCCGTGCCGGCGTCGCCCTCGGGGGCGCAGAACGCGATGCCGGGGCGCAGGGCTCCCGACGCATCGAGCAGCGCCGCGCCCTCGGCCGTGAGTGCGCCCGCGGGCGCGCCTGCGGCGAGCGACTCGGGCAGGAGCTCGGCGACGTGCGCGACCGGCAACCGGCCGGCGGCCAGCGCGTCGTAGCGCGCGAGGAGGTCGGCGTCGTAGTCGCGCGTCGCCGAGTCGATCGGGAACATCCCCGATGCGTCGCCGACGCCGAGCACCTTCGCGCCGGTCAGCTTCCAGTGGACGTAACCGGCGAGCGTCGTGACGAAGCGGATGTCGGGCACGTGCGCCTCGCCATCCAGCACGACCTGGTGCAGGTGCGCGATCGACCAGCGCAGCGGGATGTTCACGCCGAACGTCTCGGTGAGCTCGGCGGCTGCCGCGCCGGTGTTCGTGTTGCGCCACGTGCGGAAGGGGGCGAGCAGCTCGCCCGCCTCGTCGAACGCGAGGTAGCCGTGCATCATCGCCGAGACGCCGATGGCGCCGAATGTGTCGGGTGCGACGCCATGGCGCTGCTGCGCATCGGCGACGAGGTCGGCGTACGCGGCCTGAAGCCCCGACCAGACGTCGTCGAGCGAGTAGGTCCAGAGGCCGCCGTCGAACCGGTTCTCCCACGCGTGAGAGCCGACCGCCAAGACGGCCGCCGGGTCGTCGGCGTCGACAAGACAGGCCTTGATTCGCGTCGATCCGAGCTCGATGCCGAGCGCGGTACGCCCTTCGCGGATGGCCTGGGACGCACCATTCGTCATCGTTCGACCTCCCCGTCGCTCTCGCCGGCACCGTCGCGACGCTCGTCGGTGCTCTGCCCGTACACGTTCTGATACCGGTCGTAGAGACTGTCGATCGCGTGCTGGGGAATCGGGATCAGCGGGCCGGCCTCACGCGCGTAGTGCACGGTGCGGGCGACGTCCTCGACCATGACGGCGGCCTTCACCGCGTCCTTGGCCGAGACGCCGATGGTGAAGGGGCCATGGTTCTGCATCAGCACCGCGCGCGAGCGGTGACCGGTGAGCGTGTCGACGATGCCGCGGCCGATCGAGTCGTCGCCGATGATCGCGAACGGACCCACCGGGATGGGTCCGCCGAACTCGTCGGCCATCGCAGTGATGACGCACGGGATCTCCTCGCCACGCGCCGCCCACGCGACGGCGAAGGTCGAGTGCGTGTGCACCACTCCCCCGACCTCGGCCATGTTCCGGTACACGTAAGCGTGCGCCGCGGTGTCGCTCGACGGGCTGCGCTCGCTCCCCGGGCTGCCGGGGATGACGTTGCCGTCGAGGTCGCACAGGATCATGTTCTCGGGCGCGAGGTCGTCGTAGCTCACGCCCGAGGGCTTGATGACGAAGAGGTCGGCGCCGGGCACGCGACCCGAGACGTTGCCACCGGTCCAGACGATCAGGTTGTAGCGGACGAGCTCGCCGTGGAGCTTCGCGACATCGGCACGGACGGCGGCGATGGATGCCTCGACCTCCGGGCTGAACGTCGGCGCCGGCGTTGCCGGTTCGGGGCTGGTCACGGGGTCCTCCGTCGGGTCTCGTGTCGTCGAACGGCTCGCTCTGCCGCCGCCCCGATGTTACCGGTAACATCGGGGTTTGCCAACCTCGCCCCCGCTGCTCGCCGTCGCAAAAGGGGAAGCGTCGCCGGCACGACACGACACGACACGACGCGACAGGTGGGCAGCCCCGCCCTCCCCGTCGTGCGGGGTCAGCGGCGGGGGGCGGCCGTCGACGTCCGTGCGACGAGGCGCGGCAGGGCCGAGACGGACGCGGCCTCCCCGAGCACCTCCGCCACGGCACGGCGCGCCTCTCCCGGGAGGTCGAGACCGATCGTGCTGAGCGCAGGACGGTAGTACGCTGCATCCGGGTTGTCGTCGAAGCCCACGATGCTGACGTCGCCCGGGACGTCGACGCCGGCCTCGCGGAGGCCCGCGATGAGCCCCAGTGCCATCTGGTCGTTGGCCGCGGCGATCGCCGTGGGGCCGTCGGGCGCGCGCAGTGCCGCAGCGATCTCGGGCGCCAGCGCGGCGCCCGCCGCCGCCGTCCAGTCGCCGTTCCAGCGCGGACGCCGCTCTACCCCTGCCGCGGCGAGCGCGCGCTGCATGCCCACCTCGCGCGAGCGCGCCTCGAGCCATTCCGCCGGTCCGGCGATGCGCCCGATGCGCCGATGGCCCAGCTCGAGCAGATGCGACACCGCGAGAGCGGCGCCCGCCTCCTGCCGCTCGGCGCCAGGGCCGGTATGCAGGGCGGCGATCGCGACGCCGGGGTGGTCGTCGACCAGGGCGGTCAACGTCGTCGCGTGGGGCGCGAGCACGATCAGCCCATCGACACCCTGCGCGAGCAGGCGGTCGGCGGCATCGCGGACGGATGCCTCGGCCGAGGCATCCGCGTACGCCGTCGCGATCCACCTTCCCGCATCGCGCGCCGCAGCCTCCAGAGCCGCGATGCCGACCGCCGGTCCGTACAGCGTCGCGTCGGAGGCGATGACGCCGAGGGTGCGCGTCGTGCGCGTGCCGAGCGTGCGCGCGGCATTGTTGACCCGATAGCCGAGGTCTGCGATCGCCTGCAGCACCCGGTCGCGGGTCTCGGGCCGGATGTTCGGGTGCTCGTTGATCACCCGAGAGACCGTCTGGGTCGACACGCCGGCGGCGCGCGCGACCTCGCGCACCCCCACCCGGGACGCGGTCCGATGCTGCGGCTCGCTCATCGCGCTCACCCTATCCGCCCTGACGGACGTCTCCACGGCGGGCGTGGGCACGAGCCGGACCGGCGCGACGATGAAATGTGATCCTTCACTTCGGACATCGGCTTGCCGAGCGTGCGCCTCCCCACACTGGGCGGCGCGGTCTCGCGTTACAAAACTGTTACCGCTCACATCTTGCCAGCGGGTGGAATGTGAGGGCTAACATTTCCAGCGGCGGAGTCGCGCAGCAGCGGCCCGCATCACACCGAGCCGGCAGCGATGCCGGACCAGAACGAGGAGGTTCGGTAATGACGAAGAAGACGCTTCTCGCCGGGTTCGCGCTCCTGGGGGCTCTCGCCCTCACGGCGACCGGCTGCGCAAGCACCGACGACGCTTCCGGCGATGCCGGCGGCGACGGCGACGGGGTCGTCACCGTCGGTTTCGCCCAGACAGGATCGGAGTCCGGTTGGAGGTCGGCCAACACCGAGTCGATGAAGGCGGCTTTCTCGGCCGAGAACGGGTTCGAGCTGATCTTCAACGCCGCCGACAACGACACGGCGGCTCAGATCGCTGCAGTGCGCGACTTCATCAACCAGGGGGTCGACGCGATCGTCATCGCGCCGATCGTCGAGGACGGCTGGGACGACGTCCTTCAGGAGGCTGCGGACGCCGGCATTCCCGTCGTCCTCGAAGACCGCACGGTCTCGTCGTCCGACGACCTCTATGCGAGCTGGGTCGGACTGGACTTCAAGAAGGAAGGCGTCATGGCGGGCGAGTGGGCGGCCGAGACCTTCGGCGACACTCCGACCAAGATGGTCGTCCTCGAGGGCACCACGGGCTCCGCCCCGGCGAACGACCGCGCCGAGGGCTTCGACGAGGCCGTCGAAGGCACCGCCATCGAGAAGATCGACTCGCAGACGGGTGACTTCACCCGTGACGGCGGGAAGACCGTCATGGAAGGCTTCCTGCAGAAGTACGGGGTCGACGGCATCGACCTGGTCTACGCGCACAACGACGACATGGCACTCGGCGCGATCGAGGCCATCGAGGCGGCGGGAGCGGAGCCGGGAGTCGACATCCAGATCGTCTCGATCGACGCGGTGAAGGATGGCATGCAGGCCCTGGTGGACGGCAAGATCAACTTCATCGTCGAGTGCAACCCGCTCCTCGGCGAGCTTGCCGCGGGCCTTGTCACCGACGTGCTCG is from Microbacterium sp. LWH3-1.2 and encodes:
- a CDS encoding LacI family DNA-binding transcriptional regulator, whose translation is MSEPQHRTASRVGVREVARAAGVSTQTVSRVINEHPNIRPETRDRVLQAIADLGYRVNNAARTLGTRTTRTLGVIASDATLYGPAVGIAALEAAARDAGRWIATAYADASAEASVRDAADRLLAQGVDGLIVLAPHATTLTALVDDHPGVAIAALHTGPGAERQEAGAALAVSHLLELGHRRIGRIAGPAEWLEARSREVGMQRALAAAGVERRPRWNGDWTAAAGAALAPEIAAALRAPDGPTAIAAANDQMALGLIAGLREAGVDVPGDVSIVGFDDNPDAAYYRPALSTIGLDLPGEARRAVAEVLGEAASVSALPRLVARTSTAAPRR
- a CDS encoding ABC transporter substrate-binding protein, with protein sequence MTKKTLLAGFALLGALALTATGCASTDDASGDAGGDGDGVVTVGFAQTGSESGWRSANTESMKAAFSAENGFELIFNAADNDTAAQIAAVRDFINQGVDAIVIAPIVEDGWDDVLQEAADAGIPVVLEDRTVSSSDDLYASWVGLDFKKEGVMAGEWAAETFGDTPTKMVVLEGTTGSAPANDRAEGFDEAVEGTAIEKIDSQTGDFTRDGGKTVMEGFLQKYGVDGIDLVYAHNDDMALGAIEAIEAAGAEPGVDIQIVSIDAVKDGMQALVDGKINFIVECNPLLGELAAGLVTDVLDGKTVEKKVYVEDQTFTQEQAAEVIDSRPY
- a CDS encoding L-ribulose-5-phosphate 4-epimerase; the protein is MTSPEPATPAPTFSPEVEASIAAVRADVAKLHGELVRYNLIVWTGGNVSGRVPGADLFVIKPSGVSYDDLAPENMILCDLDGNVIPGSPGSERSPSSDTAAHAYVYRNMAEVGGVVHTHSTFAVAWAARGEEIPCVITAMADEFGGPIPVGPFAIIGDDSIGRGIVDTLTGHRSRAVLMQNHGPFTIGVSAKDAVKAAVMVEDVARTVHYAREAGPLIPIPQHAIDSLYDRYQNVYGQSTDERRDGAGESDGEVER
- the araA gene encoding L-arabinose isomerase; amino-acid sequence: MTRTPLSTTLDAYEIWFVTGSQTLYGEETLRQVAEQSQAVAAGLEGLPVKVVWKPVLKDSDSIRRLALDVNARDEVIGVVAWMHTFSPAKMWIAGLDALQKPLLHLHTQANVELPWADIDFDFMNLNQAAHGDREFGYIQTRLGVARKTVVGHVSNPAVRQQVEDWQRAAAGWAASRTLKLARFGDNMRYVAVTEGDKTEAELRFGVQVNTWGVNELVAAVEAASDDDIDALVQVYLDTYDVADELLPDGDRHQSLRDGAAIELGLRSFLEEGGFGAFTTSFEDLGALKQLPGLAVQRLMAEGYGFGAEGDWKTAILVRVANVMGAGLPGGASLMEDYTYDLVAGDEKILGAHMLEVSPSLTRAKPRLEVHPLGIGGKDDPVRLVFTADPGPALVVAMSDMRDRFRLVANVVENVDAPDLPKLPVGRAVWKPAPDFATSAACWLAAGAAHHTVMTTAVGIEVFRDFADIAATELVVIDEDTTVRGFQRELRWNQAYYRLAQGF
- a CDS encoding asparagine synthase, with the protein product MGKTAEAIAEGVSIASAAARLAIRNRILVETIAHDEQFDVVGFTPFARETLLHLADEQDQAAALVKRQRKKAWGKFTDPDGTHDYRDRDTRNLRRRGRQYAGVATALRRMADDPHVVRTFIEQSRDAAWGDVEANLERRLRVEGMRPELDPDYDRMRAARMQSIRLVDLPRLAAHKRHLDDPGTDAAPPAEPTAHSPRVSGIDVSELES
- a CDS encoding aldose 1-epimerase family protein, whose translation is MARPPASGTQHALRAGDYEAVVASVGATLRSLTYRGRDLVVPFDADEVRPSYRGATLAPWPNRVVDGAYSFGGRDFQLALTEPARSHALHGLAAWLDFDAIDKGPDHVTLEAVVQAQTGYPWRVVVTTRFSLGTDGLTQSVTARNESAEPAPWGTGPHPYLVAGDGLVDEWTLELPASRVLAVTDDRLAPTGLVAVDADEPDRFDFRAARRIGSAFIDHAYTGLERGADGTATVRLTDPAGSGVEMSWDAACPWVQIHTADKPDPAQSRLGLAVEPMTCAPDAFNAGSYDYDAGLLVIEPAASVTASWRIAAIG
- a CDS encoding xylulokinase translates to MTNGASQAIREGRTALGIELGSTRIKACLVDADDPAAVLAVGSHAWENRFDGGLWTYSLDDVWSGLQAAYADLVADAQQRHGVAPDTFGAIGVSAMMHGYLAFDEAGELLAPFRTWRNTNTGAAAAELTETFGVNIPLRWSIAHLHQVVLDGEAHVPDIRFVTTLAGYVHWKLTGAKVLGVGDASGMFPIDSATRDYDADLLARYDALAAGRLPVAHVAELLPESLAAGAPAGALTAEGAALLDASGALRPGIAFCAPEGDAGTGMVATNAVAPRTGNVSAGTSIFAMVVLERPLAEVHHELDLVTTPVGDTVAMVHCNNGASELAAWAGMFARFAEAAGTPLADDAVYETLFREALDGEADGGGLLAYNHLAGEPIAGLTEGRPLFVRTPDSRLTLANAMRAQLYGVFGTLALGMRVLDGEGVALDRMFAHGGMFRTAGVAQRFLAGAIGAPVSVGDTASEGGAWGIAVLAAYARAVNGTDAAAAASVPELASYLDDRVFAHAAVATAEPDPADVAGFAAYLDRYRAGLAVEAAAVSAL